Sequence from the Amaranthus tricolor cultivar Red isolate AtriRed21 chromosome 16, ASM2621246v1, whole genome shotgun sequence genome:
CGCCAAAGTCGAGCACCATAAAGTGCCTTAGAGTTCCTTTTGGTCTATATCTCAGAAGGAGCTAAATTTATGCCGTCACCAATCAAGTATGTTTTCCCTTATCTACTTTTCCTCTATCTTGTATAATTTGCATCAATTGAGAAAATTGttgtttattaagaaaaaaggtggataatgataataaatgaagagagggaatgaattgtgtggatgaaaatAAGAGAgtttatggatgagattaaaaggaagTGGTGGGTCAttgttcaaaaatagaaatgatgcaaattaagtggaacAGACGAAAATGACAAATGCTACAAGTTCAATgggatggagggagtatatttctCTTTTGTATttctttatttctctttttcttgccttttctgtttttttgagtttttatcatttttttgcTTGATTTTTGGGCGCCTCACAGCCAAACGCTAGCTCTTTCACCTGCCACCTAGACCTAGGGTCCTTTAGTGCCTTAGGGTGTTTCGTGACTTTTTAAACTAAGATGCTAATGTCATTATAGAATTGTAGGGCATATTctaatgttgaattattatttcAAAAAGTACACAAGTTTCAGAGCGGTCAGCAAGGAAGGGTTTTTTCTAGTGATTTCTGGTTGGTAGTTTGAATTGCAATTTGCATTGATTATGAAcaatctttttaaaatttatttttctgtaATATCTGAAGACAACACCAAAAGTGTCTTCTTTGGCTTGCACTTGTGCTACATTGGATGTGTTAGAGCATATTAAATTATGGTGCgaaagtttttgttgaacactCTCTTCTCTTGGCTAAAGTAATTTAACAGCTTGGTCATTTCCCTCATGTTACCTTTAGCAGGGGTTATTTATCAGTGTAAATATGGATTATTGAGAGAAATATGACAGAACTTAAATACTGCAATGGATTAATGAGATGCTGTATTGAGGCAATCCTAAAATGAATGATCATTTATATGATGAATTTATTATATACGTACAAGTTACAAGTAACACAAAATTATGTTAGTTATCAGTAGTGCAAAATGACAGCTGCATCACCTTGTCACAACCAAAATAATTACCTGCTTTGGCCATTCCTTGAAGCTGTATTTTTCGCACTATGCTAGTCATTTATTCATGGCAGATTGGTGCTTTCCTTTTAAAATTTCTTCTCATTCGTATTACGTTCTCCACTAAGATAAAGTTCTCTCCACCTACTCCCTAGTCTCTTTACTGTCTGAAAATCGGCTATGTTATTGTCTAGGGATGTCAGCCTGTTACTTTGGTATTCTGTTTGATGCTTTGACCATGCAGCTCTACATATGGTTCTTACATTGTAAATGGTATTCTCTTTGATGCTTTGACTATGCAACTCTACATGGTATTCTGTTTGATGCTCTGATCTCGCTACTTCTCTTTTAGTAATATTTTTTGTGGGGTGATCTAACAGTTTGTTTTTTGTATTCTCAACttcaatttctttatttttcagtACACACCCACATCAAGCTGTGGAAAAGACCTTTAAATTAACAAGGGTAGATAGGGATTTATTGCTAAAGACTGAGTATGATATTCAGGTTATTATCTATGACCCGTCTTAAGAGCATGTCAATCTTGGTTATCTGGTAAATTTTAAGCAGTAAAATTTCTTTTCCAGGCTTGGTGTATGCTTTTTAATGACGGGGTTCCATTTAGGATGCATTGGCCGTTACATGCAGCTCTTCTGATAAATGGTATTTTTTTGTGTAGatgttattttattgtggaTGATTACTGAGTTGAACATGAAAAATACAAGTTTTTCCGTTATATAATCCAATTCTATTGCAAGTTATCTCTCAATATGTCTAAAACTTGTTATTAATAATGTAATTCCATAATGGTCTTTGGGAGCTTGGCGTAAATTGTATGGGCAAAGGTCAAAGTCCAGTTCAAATATGTGAGGCTATACTTAATTAGAATAAGTCCAAATCCAAAATACAAAATGTTCACATATGGTTTTCAAAAAAGCTCTTTCATCCAAGAAACATCCAGTGACCTATAGGAATAAATAAATGTCATCTCGAATCTTGTATACTGCAACCATCAAAAATGTCCAACTAAATATTCCCACTTGGCGACATTAGTGACTTAGTTTGCATCCACATTAACGTGTACAAACCAAGATGTTTCTTATTTCAATTTGAAAATTGGAATAAGTAAATATCACCACACAATTGCAATGGGTTGTTGAAAAGCGGCACTTGTTAAAAGTAGAGGAAATTGAACAATTTATTCTCCTATTCCTTTACATTCTTTTGATTCTTGATTCACCATTTCTCTTTTAGGATATGCTAACTATCTCATATATCTTGTTTGATATACCATCTCTTTCTCCTTGTATTTGCTATCTTTTTTCCTTGAAGAagattatttgtaatttttagctttgaattgtttaaaaacaacaattatgttttttaataaattattcgAGGGATTTTTGCAAGTTATTAAGTGAAAAATAACCTTCTTGAATATTATCACTATATCTGTAACTTGTAAGACTCATAGCCTTTTTCctctaaaatattaaatcagGGCACAATTATTACAAACCCTTGAAAAGACAAAAACGAAATATGCATGTCACAACCGCAACACGAGTTTCAATCAATACTTCATTTCGATATTGCAACATTACCGAACTACTAAAACTGTGACGACATAAACATTCTTTTCATACCTTGGTTGGTGATCAATTCTTAACTTTACTCATGTGAGCTCTATTTTTCTCCATTCAAAAATTACATTACATTTCTGTTGTACTTATTATGTAAAATCTATCATATCCtccatttttttctaaaaaatactCGGCATGTCCCTCTCAATTAGCACTACCTTTTATTTTAGTGTACCAATGATTTTTCATCCTTTCCTTTATTGGCAATTGTCCCAATCCCCTTTcaatctcatccacaaacttaTTCTCTCTCTTCGTCTTAATCACTTATTTCTATTatacaaatgttttttttgtttctagTCTCCAATTTAATTCTCCTTTCCACTATTATTCACTCAAAAACTAGGGGGTAGAGGGACAAAGGGCGTATTGGACATAGAGGGGAGCAAATAGGCTTAAGAAAAGTATAACGCAGATGTAGAACCTTGGATTGAACttattagggttttatttttcGTTTTGGGAAATTCCAATGCAATCCAGCCAATCTACATCCATAGAGATAACCTTTGTAAGTAGTTATGCTAAAACATTaaccattgtaatttttaaaaacattattttCTAAAAGGTATAAGCTTCAACTTTGTATGTTGAAAATTTGGAATACTATGACAAAATTGATGTTTTTCAAGATAACAACTCACATTGTAAAGACTACAATATGCTCCATTATGTTGGTTTAGTAATAAGGATCTTCAGATTAGACATTGCAGTCTGCACAGTAACATGATGTGCTATCTATGAATCAATAGTTCCTAGTTACATGTGCAACTTCATTCTTTCCTAAAATCTGTTTTCTTACAGTTTGTGCTAATGTGATCAGGTGTACCAGTTAGGGCTGTGAGTAGGGCTGCTTCACAGCTGCTGGGAGCTAATGGTCGCGACGATGGAGCAAAAGTGAGTTTATGACCCTTCCCTTTTGATTTATTACAAGGGATTCATCTATTTTTATTAGACAATGAAATTACTTCCTAGAACCGCACAAGTGTTGTACCAGTAATTGAAGAAATATTTGTGTCACCTGTTCACGATCACCTTCATGACGATcttttaatattaacaaaagaGTATCCAACCTATAAGCCGTTTTTCAAACTTTATTGAGTGATCCCGGAACAAGGGTGATGCATTGAAATTCATACTTCTAGTAGTGACGCTGGTATCATGACACTCTTGTATGCAAATGATTAAGAAAGCTAGCCACTAGCCATTTGCTAATGACTTTACTGTGGAGTAGTATGAATTGAGCTGCTCGTCCCCATATTGCAAATGTTGGTCGCATAACCGCATTGCGACCACATTTTGAAGGTTTTTGAGCTACTGCAACAACATACGCTGAGATTATCACAAAACCATCCACATTGATCACGGAAGTGGGTTCGCGAGCTTTGCCACTTTAGCCACATACAATATTTTTCACTAGGCTCTTTCTGTTGCTAACATGATCATGATAGTGCACATAAATTAATTATGCGGGAAAGGAAATTGATACACCCTAATTTTCATCTCTTTAAATAACTTCCCAATATCTACCCAAGCAAAGGATCCTTCTCCCCTCTTTTGAAGGGACACCCTTTGAggaacaaaacacaagttttatGCCTACTCTAGGAATACCTCATTAAAACATAACTCACAATCTTGACCGTTTTCACCACCATTTAATTCGATGTACATTAGCAAGAGAAATATCTCTACTAACCAAGGTCTTAACTAAACTTTACCCGTGCTGCTGAAACCCAATTATAAAACATACACATACTAGTTTATTACCCGTCACATATTAAGGTTTAGATGAGGTGAAACAATCACCTTGCTGCATGCTATCGATTGTGGTTTTCTTGACATATGCTTTATACGTGATTCCTTTTAATTGTAGCTATTTGGCAGTTGACACACTAAATACTGATTGTTTGCAGATTACTATGTACATTGTGGAAGGACCTAACAAGATTTCTTTATCATGTATTGACTCCCGATCTTTCTGTTTTGGAATCCGACTTGTTAGAAGGCGGACATTTGAGCAGGTATCTTTCTTTTGATATATTCAATATGAATCCTTTCCCTTTTCTGTGAAGTAATAATCATGTTTCTTGGTCGGGTGGCGTGTCTTCCTCATGTATAGAACTTGCATTTGTACATCATTAGCGAATTTTTATAGTCTCTTGAGTTTCGCTGaattattatgatgatgatgatatacaAGAAATGATGAATTTCGAAAGCAAGAGCTGTTGAAGACATGAATGCAATAGCAATCAATTGTTGAGAACCATGAAGTTATTTCTTTatgaattttttagaattttcttGGTATTCTTACAAGAATTGTTGCTTATTTAAGGTCAAATATGACAAGATTTTTAAATCGTGGTTTGATTAAGATACCGCTTGTGGATTTTTGTTGAATTGACCTTTTTGGAACATATGCTAGATGACAAATTTAATAATAGACGGAAGGagagaaaaagggaagaaaAGCTCTTGTGCTCTTTTGTGTCATTGTTTTGTGAAAACAGGTCCGAATTATCATTGCACTTTTCTGGCGTATCTTAGTAGGATAATCCATGGAATACAAATCGAGGCTGTTACGTTACATAATGGCCATAGGGTAAAAATGACGTAATGATCGGTTCGTGGTAATGTAACAGTGATGCGGTTATCTTAACGCCTAAATATCATttgaaaccataagatatcccttgatatgtCCCATAACGCGGTTTTTTACACTATTAAAACGTTTTTGGAAACCTTTACAACATGGGGAACGCGATGCCATGCAAcattgtttttacactatgataaCAATCATTTTATAAAAGATTTTGAGCTTACCAAATCGCAAAACCCTTTACGTATTCAGTTATTTGAAATCATAGAATAACCTCCTTTATAAGTCGTTTTTCCAACATATTAGCCATTATTACCTTTTTTTAGTGTATGTTCTAAAAGGTCCAATATAAgctataatttaaatatattttctagAAAGCTTGAATTACTATAATAAAATGATTTTTCATATTCATAATTCACATTGTGATGTTGGTAAAAAAGGTCGTAACATCGTGATATGATGCGTCCGAGACATGGCGATCATTACCGCAATCGTGTCGACATCTACGCTTTTTTTTAATGGACAATCTAGTCATGTTCGAAATTGTATTCTTTACATTAGAGTTAAGTTAGGTTTTGAACTGTTTTAACTTGGGTTCGTCTAGTCGTATCAATATACGGTAAAGTGCAAACAcccataatattttatttactttttgtttCTCTTTCATGCTATTGAATGCATTATTGAGAATTTAAAAATTCTTGATACATACTTAGTTGAAACTATGATCTTTGTTGAGAATTTAGACCTTTGATAACCAAACTCAATACCCTCTCTAAAACTTAGAAGTTAAAACTTGATAAACGTTTGTCGATCTGGATTTCCATCTTGTTGATTGCTCCGCCATTGCGATTGTTGTTTGATCAATTTTAGCCGTATCCGGTCCTACTGAGTGTGCATTCTCTTCAATTGTCTTGTTTGTTACGAATTATGAGTTCTGTTGGTGAACATGAAGTAGGGTTGTGATAGATTAGAGTTTAGACTAGTtgattcatatattttaaaagttgAATTTGCAAATTTCCAAATATTTTATCTAGGCTTAGTTATGAAACTTTTCATGTTCTCCTGGTAagaaaattgaataatttattTAGAGGCCATGTAGGCTATGGTAAAGATTCTATTACATTTATAATCCCAATTCGAAAAGGCATTTCATACAAAAGTTTATGTATATATTTCATTCATAAGACTTAACTTTTTGAATACATAGGTAAGATAACATATACAAAGTACAAGCTTGCATGGGTAATTCTTCAAACCTTTGTGTTGTGCTCattttatgtatattttgtAACTAGGTTCGAAGCATGATTCCAAAGGAATCTGATGGTGAGCCATTTGTGGATGCACTTGCTCGCGTTCAGCGTTGCATTGGTGGCGGTGCTACGACGGGCAATGATGACTATGATAGTGATCTAGAGGTCATTGCTGATTCAATCACAGTTAATCTTAGGTGTCCGGTAAGTTGATATATTTAAAAGTATTTTTCCTACAAGATATAAAATAGTCTTTCTTATTTTGAATGACATTTTGATGTATGCATGAATATAacgcaatatatatatatatatatatatatatatatatatatatatatatatatatatatatatatatatatatatatatatatatatatatatatatatatatatatatatatatatatatatatatatatatatatatatatatatatatatgtatgtatgtatgtatgtatattatatatatatatatatatatatatatatatatatatatgtatatatatatatatatatatgtatatatgtatgtatatatatatatatgtatatatatatatgtatatatatatatatatacatatatatatatatatatatgtatatatatatatatgtatatatatatatatatatatatatatgtatatatatatgtatatgtatatatatatatatatatatatatatatatatatatatatacacacatatatatatatatatatacacacacatatatatatatatatatatatatatatatatacatatatatacatatatatatacatatatatatatatatatatatatatatatatatatatatatatataaaactcacaaaaaggtgttacttttacataaaaaggtgttatttTTCGGAAAAAACGtgctacttttctttttttctaaaaagtactagcttttttttaaaacgaaaataacatttttttgtccaaaagtaacaccttttcttttaaaaagtaacacattttcatAAGGCATATTAGTTCTCACTGTTCTTATATAAGCTTAGTTCTCATTGGAACttcaccatatatatatatatatatatatatatacatatatatatatatatatacatatatatatatatatatacatatatatatatatatatatatatatatatattagtcgTTTGTGTTGCATACTTGCATTTTTTAAACTAGCATTTTCCATTATCACAATTCATAATTTACATCCACTTATCACTTCAGTTCCTGGTCATATCCAGTTCTATTTATGCCTTGAACGAGTTTTTAGAGGAGGATTCAAATGGAGGTTGAGGAGAATTCAAAAAGGGAATCTAATGTAGGTcttaaataattcataatttgTTGGAATCTTTGTTAGAGGGGTTTAAATTGCAGATTGAGCATTATTGGCATATGTGAGAAGATATTAGTTATTGTAGGACTGAGAAGTCCATTTTGGCCAAAGAGTTGGCTGAATTTGGTCAGTTCATTACTGCAATTTGATAATTTAAGGGGTTCACACcattattgataaaaaaaaccaaataggAGGATATGGTGAGGCATGAGATGAAAGGGGGTTAGAGATAtgtatttttgttctttttagTTTAAATAAACCAAATACTTGATATAAGGGTCCAAGGGCATTATTGACATTTTACTACATATCTCAATTACTGGAATTGTGGTTCAGTAGGCTCAAATTGTAAAGCGGCTGTTATGATTCGTAACAACCTTATTTTTATTCCATGGTCCTATTATACATATCTCAACTACCTTTGTTTCCTACATTGAATTCTTCTGAAAGCCCAACATAGTGTTGGTCTAATGACTATTTGGTCCATTAACCTGTGATGAATTTGCTCAAAAGGTCCAAGGGCATTATTGACATTTTATTGTTAGTATTTCTATTATGTTAGTAAGAATAGTTGTATTTTAGTATTTGTCATTTTGGGGCTTAGACTATATAAAGAGTCACCCTTGTAATAATGAATACGCTTTtgtgaataataagaataaggaaAAGTCCTAGAGTCAAGAGCAGACTCAAATTGCTCATATCTTGTGTGTACTAATCGATTTTGGTAACGGGTTGGGGCTGATCTGTTACAATGGTATCAGAACGGTACGATTCCGGTGACCAGATACCCGCCAGCGACGGCTGAATATGGGAGATAACCTATTTGAAGTTGCTGGAGCAATATAACCAATTAACTATAGTTTTGCACAAACACATAAGGGAAGGCATTGAAGAGTATAGGAGTATGAAAGAAAATGTCAAGAACGAGTTTCAAGAATGCAAAGGACTTGTTCCCTGTATTGAAGAAAACAGCACTTGTGAAGATTTAGGGTCTAAAGAAGATACTAAGGATAAAAGTGTGAAAATTTTCAATGGTAGTGGCCAAGTCTTGATTGGAAAAATCAAAATGTGGAAGAAATCAGGGTTTCAACAGGAAAAACAAAAGAACatcaagaaagaaagaaaaccaGAAGTggaaatgaagaaaatgaagaaaaggaAAGCTGGGACAGAAAAAGACAAGTACTAAATTACAACTATTCTTACTAACAAAATAGAAATACTAACAGTATAATGTCAATAATGCCCTTCGACCCTTTTACCCAATTCATCTCATAACCTTAGTGGCCTACTTCGGCTGCATGATATTTTGGTAGCAACATTCCGTTTGGGCTACACACAATCAACCCTACTCTCTAATTTAGAATCTCATTGATTATTCGGATTAGTCAATTGCTAAGCTGATATAATATGATTGGATGAGAAttcaaattattttctaattagttATTATAATTCTACGGCATTGACCAGTAAATTTTTGTAAGTGTAAATCATATACTAAGTAATTGAAAGAAGTGCCCTTGATTGGGTTAAATCCTAAAAATGTTAATCTTTACCCCCTATATCATGGAGTTTATTCCTACACGTTTCAAACATTAAAAGGAAAAGTTGCAAAATTAAGATAAAAAGGAAGCTAGCTGATGCCGAATAAATTTTGATTACTATGAAGTTTATTTTGGAAGTAGATTCCTAGGAAATTGATTTCATGCGATATGTTGCATATTACAGAGAATGTAAATATTCGTGGTTACATAGTATTACACTTTATACTTTGTAAGTGGAAATTGGAAAGGGTATGTGAATTTTATTGGGTTTACTTTTTTTTGTGGTCTTAGTTGTTGATCGTTGTATTCACTTCTCCTTATTTTTTGTAAAGCAATAAGAGATTAATAAGACATTAAAGCATATCTGTTTTTTCTAACCCCAACATTTTTCATATTAGTTTATAAATTTGTTTATTGGACATTTCCTGGAACCTCACTTCACGAGGACATTTCGTGCACCAGCTgcccttttttatattttattttttttaaatgaaagcTAGGATACATATGACCACTCATGTAAACAGACATTGTAAGGCtatcttatatttttattgttgtggCTTGGAATATTTTGGGCACATATATACTCTGAATGGCTAAAACTACGACTAGGGTGTTGCAGAGATGGTTTGGGTTGGTCGGAATTTGCTTGTTTATGTGCGATCTCAGAGTATAGCTATTTTTCTTATATGCTTTGCTTTGACGTTCATTTGGTATTGTTACTAACAAAATGGATGTTGTGTTTACGGTGTTCTCTTGTGTATTGAAAGTATAGCATTTTCTATTTGTTATGCTCAATCGCATCAGGTTTCTTTCTGGCCTATTTTCGTTCGTACTTGTTCTGAAGTGGTCAGTCGTTAAAGTCCTCGTGAACTCTGGAAAGTTACCTTTGTTATTATGTAGGAAGACTACATACGTGACCCCGCAATTCAACACACATTTTGAAAACCCTACCTTAGTCTGTAGAGGCATTGGCTGGCTACTATTAACGGTGCTTTTAGTACtttataatactttttttttgttctgaCTATAAATAATTGATTGTGTATTCACAAAACCGGGTGATATTTTGTGAATTGATTGTGATTAGAAGCTCtctgtttttctttctttttctttttctctttattttatgGTGGATATTATTGGCAAAAACAGATGAGTGGCTCTAGAATGAAGACTGCTGGAAGATTCAGAGCTTGTGCACACATGGGTTGCTTTGATCTTGAAACTTTCGTAGGACTTAATGAACGCTCTAGAAAGGCAAGCTTTTCAGTGTACTctctgtttctttttgtttttctaccTTTCTGTTTTACTacgttttattttgtttaatcactgattttttctccttttttgcATACATTATTCCATTATAACCCTACTTTTCTCAAATTTGGTCCCACCACTTTATCTCCACTCCCCATTtgtaatgttttttatttttctctctttCACTCTCTCTTAGCCTCTTTACCCCGAGTTCAATTTGACATATGCATCGCATAGTCTTCATTTGTCTCTTAAGTTTCTACACCAATTAAGAGAAAAAATGGAGATAGTTTGAAACCGACAATTAAAATCTATtttttcattgataaaaatGATATGTGAATGGACTGCTTTCTTGGTTGCAGTGGCAATGCCCTATCTGTTTGAGGAACTATTCTCTTGAAGATGTTATTGTTGACCCCTTCTTCAATCTTATTCTGAAAAAGGTAGTCCCTGATTATGATTAGTGGTTCATCTATTGTTCTTTTGTATATTCTTGACCTTTTGTTTTCCTTTTCATTCTAGATGCAAAGTTGTGGAGAAGAAATATATGAGATTGATTTGAAGCCTGATGGTTCTTGGCGAGTAAGAAATGTTCGTGATGTTGGAGATCTTGCACAGTGGCACTGTTCTGATGGTTCGGTCCAGTTTTCTTCCTTTCCACAACCAACTAGAGAATCTGCTTTAGAAGGCAATGTTTCAAAAGTTGGCATGCAGAATAATTTTTGCAACGCCCATATTGATGGACAAGGGAATGAAGTTGAAAATTTTGACCAGAATATCATAACAATGAGCAGCACTACCACAGGAGATGTCAAAGATGAGGAAGACCCAAGCATTAATCAAGATGGTGCGGAGCAGTTTGGTGCTTCTGATATGAACGAACCTGAAATAAGTTCAGCCCTGCCTAACATGGGCCAAACTTATGAATCTAATCACCAAAATGCTGATGTCATTGTTCTCAGTGATTCAGAAGATGATGTCAGTCTGGTGTATCCTGAAACTACTCCTGTGGTTGATCATGAAGGATACTCTATTTCTGCCCCTGAAAAAAAACTCAGCTCTTCTCCTGCTATTGCTTCTGAAGAAGACCCTGGTGTTTTCAATGGGAGTGCTGGTGGTTTTCCGATTAGTCATCCCTCTACACTTTTGAACCCTCAAGTAGATCCTCAGTTTAACTGCTTTGGTACTTCAGATGCCTTGCTTGATGAGCATAATACTGCATTCTACTCAGGCTCTGTTAATTGCATGCTAACAACGGGATCCAGTGTGGATCCTGTTCATCATATGATGAATTCATATGATCACCGCAATACGTCTTTTGACCATCAATTTGAATCTGCAAATGGGAATATCGCTTTGGAACTTCTTGTTTCATGTCCAACTGTTTCCGGAAATGAGCTTCAACTTTTGAATAATAATCCTAGTGAGGATTGGATTTCTTCAAAAACAGGGACCAATGGAAATGAGAGTTCCAGCAGCAATGTGGAGGCTCATGTCGACACTACTGGTGAAATAGGGATGGATGTGCAAACCCAGTTTACAAGTGAAGGTATATTTTACAGCTTAAATGTTGCTTCATTTTTCTGGAAGCAAGTTTTTCTGTGGATAGACGTGTCTTATTCTAATAACTTAgtcttttcattcttttggaaTTAGATTTTGGAAGTTGTAAAAATGGCTCTTCTATGTCTGAAAATAAATATAAGCATTTTTTTCTGTCTTAATGTCCAATATATGTTATGCTATCACGTGtttttttttgacttaaaaTAATGAAATATGTTGTCAGATTCTTTACTTCAAAGCACTCCTGGTGACTGTGGACCTGGACCTGGATCTGAAACTGACCATACTGCTAACAGGAAAAGGTCCGGTGCTCCGTTTATATTTCCTCGGAAGCAAAGATCTTTGAGAAGAAGACAGTTACTTATACGACCATCGAAGAATGTAGTATTTAGAGGAAGCTGATTGTAGTCTACACATGTAGGTCGTGTAATAAGCTGGACAGTCAGAGGCTTTCATGAGATTGgttttctttatatatatttcccCTTTTGAGAGCCCATTTTATCACGCTTTATCAAATTCTGAGCCCTTTTCCTCCTTGcagcttttaaaaattttttggaGAACTTTATGTGATTACTCATCTGTTAAATGAATGTTCAGAATGTTACTGTCTGCAATTGCTTGAAGATCAGACAATTTTGCCTAGTGGGGACTAATCGCTTCCGTGTATCAGGTAATATTAATATAGTAACTAAATTTTTGCAGATGTTTGCGTAAAATCTGATTCATTTTGTTTTGTACAGAAAGGTTTTGATTTCAATTGTACTTTAGTCGGCACACTTACTACTTATACTTTCATTCATCTTGAGCATCTATTTTTCGTTATTAACGTGGTGTGG
This genomic interval carries:
- the LOC130803331 gene encoding E3 SUMO-protein ligase SIZ1-like gives rise to the protein MEMDEDLINACKEKLFQFRIKELKEVLTQVGLPKQGKKQDLTDRIVALLYDEGTPGLFKNNVNGKEKLVELINDAYRMLQESGMNGSSSKKPNSSGSSKVQPKEEAEESCELDRKIRCPCGCDVLCGARPLVQCVDPDCNVWQHTDCVIIPEKPTEKISMPTRFLCDLCRVKRADPFWETLAHPLYPVKLAPSNLPVDGTHPHQAVEKTFKLTRVDRDLLLKTEYDIQAWCMLFNDGVPFRMHWPLHAALLINGVPVRAVSRAASQLLGANGRDDGAKITMYIVEGPNKISLSCIDSRSFCFGIRLVRRRTFEQVRSMIPKESDGEPFVDALARVQRCIGGGATTGNDDYDSDLEVIADSITVNLRCPMSGSRMKTAGRFRACAHMGCFDLETFVGLNERSRKWQCPICLRNYSLEDVIVDPFFNLILKKMQSCGEEIYEIDLKPDGSWRVRNVRDVGDLAQWHCSDGSVQFSSFPQPTRESALEGNVSKVGMQNNFCNAHIDGQGNEVENFDQNIITMSSTTTGDVKDEEDPSINQDGAEQFGASDMNEPEISSALPNMGQTYESNHQNADVIVLSDSEDDVSLVYPETTPVVDHEGYSISAPEKKLSSSPAIASEEDPGVFNGSAGGFPISHPSTLLNPQVDPQFNCFGTSDALLDEHNTAFYSGSVNCMLTTGSSVDPVHHMMNSYDHRNTSFDHQFESANGNIALELLVSCPTVSGNELQLLNNNPSEDWISSKTGTNGNESSSSNVEAHVDTTGEIGMDVQTQFTSEDSLLQSTPGDCGPGPGSETDHTANRKRSGAPFIFPRKQRSLRRRQLLIRPSKNVVFRGS